The nucleotide window CGAGCGTTTTACAGCGATCTTCCAGCAGGGTGGCGCGCCGGCCGGTAATGATAGCCACTTCGATGCCAGAGGTCAGCAGACAACGCACGCCGTAACCGTCGCGGACGTTAAAGGCCTTCAGCTCTTCGCCGCTGTTACCCATGTAAATCAGACCGTCCGACATCACGCCATCAACATCGCAGATTAACAGACGAATCTGCGCGGCGCGCGCCATCACATCGGCACTGACCGGGCCGTAGCAGGTTTCAACCATCGCGGTTTCAGTAAGCATTCTTTTTCCCGTCAGACCACGCCAGCGCGCAGCATGTCATGCATATGTACCACACCGAGCAGCCGATCGTCATCGGCCACCAGCAGGGCGGTAATGTTTTTGTTTTGCATCAGATTCAGTGCATCCACAGCCAGCATATTCGGGCGCACGCGGATACCGCCACGCGTCATCACATCCTGAATACTGGCTGACTGAAAATTGATGCCCATATCAAATACGCGGCGTAAATCGCCGTCGGTGAAGATCCCTTCGATTTTCATCAGGTCGTCGACGATCACCGTCAGACCGAGGTTTTTACGCGTAATCTCCAGCAGGGCATCGCGCAGCGAAGCGTCGCGCGTCACATGCGGAATTTCATCGCCGCTGTGCATGATGTCGCTGACGTGCAGCAGCAGTTTCCGCCCCAGCGCGCCGCCCGGATGCGACAGGGCAAAATCTTCCGGCGTGAAGCCCCGCGCTTCCAGCAGCGCCACAGCCAGGGCGTCACCCATCACGAGGGTGGCGGTGGTACTGGAGGTGGGCGCGAGGCCAAGCGGGCAGGCCTCCTGCGGCACTTTCACGCATAAATGCACGTCCGCTGCGCGGCCCATCGCACTCTCCGGGCGGCTGGTCAGGCAGATCAGCCGGACTTTCTGACGCTTCAGCACCGGAATCAGCGCAAGAATTTCGCTGGATTCACCGCTGTTGGAGATAGCCAGCACCACATCGCTGGCGCTCACCATGCCGAGATCGCCATGGCTGGCTTCTCCCGGATGGACAAAAAATGCCGGGGTACCGGTGCTGGCAAACGTCGCCGCAATCTTTTTACCAATGTGCCCGGATTTGCCCATGCCCATCACGACCACTTTGCCACGACAGGCAAAAATCATCTCGCAGGCGCGGGTGAAGTCGGCGTTAATATACTGATCGAGCTGCTCCAGCCCTTCGCGTTCAATGCGCAGTACCGCTTTACCTGCCTGCTGAAAATCAAAATCCGGTTGCTGATGTGACATGGTCAGTCCGTCCTTAATAGCTTGCGAGAAGCGCCGGGCTGAGCCAGAGCCACAGCACCCACGCCATAAAACCACCTAACAGAAGCGTACCGGCAACGCGGCCGATACGGCGCTTGCGCAGCAGGCAGAGCAGGGCGAACAGTACGCTGACGCCCAGCATCACCCAGTAATCACGGGCAAAAGCCTGGGTGTCCACATCGCCCGGATGAAACAGCGCCGGCAGGCCCAGCACAATGGCCAGGTTAAAGATATTGGCCCCAATCAGATTCCCGATAGCGATATCATCTTCGCCTTTCAGTGCGCCCGCCAGCACGGTGGCCAGCTCCGGCAGGCTGGTGCCAACGGCAATCAGCGTCAGGCCCATCACCAGTTCACTGACGCCAAAGTAGTCGGCGAACACGGTCGCGTTGTCGATCACCATGCGCGTCGACATGGGCAGAATAATCAGTGCGACCGCCAGCCAGAGAAACGCCACGGTATTGCCGGTTTCGTCGCGTGGCAGTTCGGCCAGCTGTTCGCGCGTCAGCGTATCGTTGTTTTCGCGCTCCGCGCG belongs to Candidatus Pantoea soli and includes:
- the kdsD gene encoding arabinose-5-phosphate isomerase KdsD yields the protein MSHQQPDFDFQQAGKAVLRIEREGLEQLDQYINADFTRACEMIFACRGKVVVMGMGKSGHIGKKIAATFASTGTPAFFVHPGEASHGDLGMVSASDVVLAISNSGESSEILALIPVLKRQKVRLICLTSRPESAMGRAADVHLCVKVPQEACPLGLAPTSSTTATLVMGDALAVALLEARGFTPEDFALSHPGGALGRKLLLHVSDIMHSGDEIPHVTRDASLRDALLEITRKNLGLTVIVDDLMKIEGIFTDGDLRRVFDMGINFQSASIQDVMTRGGIRVRPNMLAVDALNLMQNKNITALLVADDDRLLGVVHMHDMLRAGVV
- a CDS encoding calcium/sodium antiporter; the protein is MFVATALLFIGLILLVYGADRLVFSAAILCRSFGIPPLIIGMTVVSIGTSLPELIVSFSAAQHGQMDLAVGTALGSNITNILLILGGAALLHPLTVHSNLIRRELPLMLLVSLLSGIMLADNHLSRLDGVALLLLAVGYLLVAIRIARRAERENNDTLTREQLAELPRDETGNTVAFLWLAVALIILPMSTRMVIDNATVFADYFGVSELVMGLTLIAVGTSLPELATVLAGALKGEDDIAIGNLIGANIFNLAIVLGLPALFHPGDVDTQAFARDYWVMLGVSVLFALLCLLRKRRIGRVAGTLLLGGFMAWVLWLWLSPALLASY